CCAAATCTAGAAATTGATTAATCGCGGGCATTTGATCATGATAACTAAATAGTTTATTCCCTTTAAATTCCAAATCACCAATAATCGAACTTAATTCGACGTCGTAAATTATTAGATCAAATGGATTCCGCTTAAGGATACGATTTAATTGATTAGCGCTCATTTCAGTACTTACGAAATAAATATTTGCACCTAATCTAGAAACGGCAAAAATTGATTTCACAAGAACTGCGTGATTTTTGCACATGATGGCAACATTTTGATTTTCCCGAAGATCTAATCGTTCATGCAGAACTTCTGCTAAACTATTTGATTGCTCAAATAATTGGTTATATGTAAGTACTTCATTATCATCGACGAGGGCAATTTGGTCTGAAAATTTCTTTTGTGCAAAATGTAATAAAGTCATTAAATTAATGCCGCATTTTATTATTGAAGCAATTAAATGAAATAAAGCGACAGGTGACAATAATTTCACTTTATACAATACGTAGAAAAGATTAACTAATTTCATAGACTCCCCCGCTTATCCCGCTTTGTATAATCTGGAAAACTCTCCATAAAAAACGATGCTATCTGCCCAAATACTAACCACCATGGCTGATATCTTTTCTTTTTTGTATACATATGTTTGCATATTATTTTAGCAGCATGTTGAGGTGACATGGCAGGGATTTTTTTATAGGCTGCTGTTGGTTCAATCATAGGGGTTCTTACTAATGGTAGATAAATGCTTGATACAAAAACTCCTCTTCTCCTTAACTCAAACGCTACGGATCTTAAAAACATATCAAAGGCGGACTTTGAAGCCTGATAAGCTGAGAAATAAGGAACTGGTGCAAGACGAGCATTAACAGATGAAACATTAATAATTTGACCATGATTACTTAAAAGAACAGGAATCATTGAGAGCAACAATTGCACTGGTGCAAAGTAGTTTATCGCCATTGTTCGTGTGAAATCATGAAATCTATCAAGTGATTCAAAGATGGATCGGTTAATAGAAAGCCCCGCATTATTTACGACTATATCTATCCCCTTAGGAAATGTATGTAGAAAATCTAGAAAGGCTCTCAGCTGTTCTTCATTTCGAAGATCTGCTTGATATATGCTTACTGTTGCAAAAGCCCTTCTTTCAATTTCAGTTTTTATTGCGAAAAGTCGTTCCTCGTTTCTTGCCACTAATATAAGTTGACAATGAATATTAGCAAGCTGATAAGCCACCTGTGCTCCTATTCCAGAGCTTGCCCCTGTAATCAAAATTGTTTTTCCAGAAAGATGACGCATTAACTTCTTTTCATCTAAATATGTAGGTAGAAATATACATGACTCAATCCATTTTTTCATTTTATATTGTCACCTATTTCTTTTTTGTCGTTAGCAAGCTTTCTTTAACTATACAATGTTTTGACTTTATAAAAAAGAACCGGCTCACTTTGAACCGATTCTCTTGATATTATCTACCCTTTTTCTTCTTCTGCTCTTTGATGAATTTCCGAGCGTTTTTCATGCCACCCATTCCACCAAACATTTCATTGATTTTTTCTTTTTCAATCATTTTTGAATTTAAACCGTCATACTTCGTTTCTTTTTTTAGTTTCAGGTAGCTCTCTAGTCTTTCTTCCTTAAGAATCCCATCCTGTATAGCTTTCTGTACTGCACAGTTTGGCTCCATACCGTGCTTACAATCATTAAAGTGACATTGAGAAGCTAGTTCGTCAATATCAGAAAATGACTTTGATAAATCGGCACTAATGACCCCTATTTCCCTCATGCCAGGAGTGTCAATGACTACACCTAATTCAGGAATCATGAACAGTTCGCGTCTTGTCGTTGTGTGCCTTCCTTTATCATCATTACGTGTATCCTTCGTTTCTAATACATTTTGACCAAGCAGTCGATTAATTAAAGTGGATTTTCCAACACCCGACGATCCAATGAATGCAACTGTCTTGCCATTAGAAAGATATTTTTTTATCGATTGATATCCATCATCAGACATACTAGTTGTTACAAGTACGTCCACACCAAATGAAATAGAGGATACTTCATTTAGTTTATATTCTATGTCTGAACATAAATCTGATTTAGTAAGAACAATAACAGGTACCGCACCACTATCCCAAGCGATTGAAACATATCGTTCTAGCCTTCGAAGATTAAAGTCATTGTTAAGTGACATACATATGAAAACTGTATCAATATTTGCCGCAACTACTTGTGTATCGTTTTTATTACCCGCTACCTTTCGTACAAACACACTCTTTCGTGTCAATACATGATGTATTATACCATCGCCCTGTAAGCTATCTATCCGATCAACCATCACAAAATCACCGACAGCAGGATATTCAGAAAGACCGATTAAATTGTGGCGAAATTTACCTGATATTTTTGCAGTCATTTCGCCCTTCTCCGTCATCACTTTATATCCATTTTTATATTGAGAGGTTACTCTA
Above is a genomic segment from Lysinibacillus sp. PLM2 containing:
- a CDS encoding epimerase, whose translation is MKKWIESCIFLPTYLDEKKLMRHLSGKTILITGASSGIGAQVAYQLANIHCQLILVARNEERLFAIKTEIERRAFATVSIYQADLRNEEQLRAFLDFLHTFPKGIDIVVNNAGLSINRSIFESLDRFHDFTRTMAINYFAPVQLLLSMIPVLLSNHGQIINVSSVNARLAPVPYFSAYQASKSAFDMFLRSVAFELRRRGVFVSSIYLPLVRTPMIEPTAAYKKIPAMSPQHAAKIICKHMYTKKKRYQPWWLVFGQIASFFMESFPDYTKRDKRGSL
- the rsgA_2 gene encoding putative ribosome biogenesis GTPase RsgA, which codes for MNINMQNLGLTERFIQESNNYENFYIGRVTSQYKNGYKVMTEKGEMTAKISGKFRHNLIGLSEYPAVGDFVMVDRIDSLQGDGIIHHVLTRKSVFVRKVAGNKNDTQVVAANIDTVFICMSLNNDFNLRRLERYVSIAWDSGAVPVIVLTKSDLCSDIEYKLNEVSSISFGVDVLVTTSMSDDGYQSIKKYLSNGKTVAFIGSSGVGKSTLINRLLGQNVLETKDTRNDDKGRHTTTRRELFMIPELGVVIDTPGMREIGVISADLSKSFSDIDELASQCHFNDCKHGMEPNCAVQKAIQDGILKEERLESYLKLKKETKYDGLNSKMIEKEKINEMFGGMGGMKNARKFIKEQKKKKGR